Genomic window (Fibrobacter sp. UWB2):
ATTCTCAAGCGTAACGGCAAGGCCGATGCAAACGGCAACTTCACCGACGCAAGTTCCGAAAAGCCGCAAGAATTCAACGGCACTGCAGGCCACCTCTGCTATGATTTCAAGAATGTCGACGAACGCTTCCCGGTCAAGTGGTGCAGCTGGAACGGCGAACACCAGTGGACAGCACATGACGGCCCCAACACGGGTACCGGACAGGGCTGGCAGAACACTTGGGTTCCTGAAGAAGCTCACAAGTTCTTCGAACAGTTCTAATCATAAACGAATTTCATAAATCAGCTCTCTACCCAAAAGCGGTTCCTCCCCAGGAGCCGCTTTTTTCTGTCATGCCCGCGCATTCCGGCCCTTCGGCATCGCCAACCTTAGCGGGACTTGTAAAAATCATTTTATAGACAATTCATCCATAAACATGGAGCGCAAACGCGTAACATTCATCACATCTGGAATTAAATTAGTTTATAGTGAGGTGTGTCTTAGGAGTTTGGTAAAAGGAGTACGTATGATTAAAGCGCCCAATCTATTTACGGCCGCGTGTTTTGCCTTGTGCGGGATGGCATCGGCATACACAATCACGGGAACCGTTTCTGACAACGACGGCAAGGCACTCAAAGGTGTCTCGGTTGACTTACTCAAAGAAGGCAAGAACGCCACGACAGACGACAAGGGTAAATTCACCATCCAGGAAGACGAAGTGGGCATCCATCCGGGTTTCAGAAACGCCGTCGGATTTGTCAGCGTCAACAACGGTATCCTTTCTTACTCCCAGAGCAGCACCTCGCCCGTGCAGGTGAAGATTTACAACTCGCTCGGCCACCAGATTTTCAAAAAGACATTGCAGGGCGCAGGCACGTATGATTTAAGCAAAGGACTCAGCGCACGCGGTACTTACTTTGCACAGGTCTCTGTCGGTAACGCCAAGCAGAATTTCAAGTTTACGACGGACGACAGCTTTACAAGTTCTTTCGGCTCGCAAGCAAGCGCCCTCATGAAGGATGCCGCCAAGGACGAAGCACTCCGCTTTACATTCGAAGGCTATGACACGCTCACCGTGCCGCTCGGAACGCTCGACACAACCGTTGACGTGAAGCTCTCGAAGACCATTCCTCCCGAACCGACGTTCAAATTCGGTTACGCCTTGAAGAACGCACCGACCCCGAGTAAGGGCTGCGGCACCAATTCCACACTGAAGAAAGTCAAGAGCGTCGAAAACGGCGACCAGTTCCAAATCAAAGTCGGTAGCGACACCCGCGATTACTTTATCACCTTGCCGAAGAACTACGACAACAAGAAACCGCACAAGGTTCTCTTTGCACTCCACTGCTACGGTAGCCGCGGTGAAGACTTCGTGCATCACAAAGCAGACTACGACCATCCGACTCCGTACTACGGCCAGCAAGTGCTCGACAAGAACGGCGACTACATCTTCGTTTCGCTTGACGCCATTGGCGGCCTTTGGACCAAGGGACAAGGCGACCACGATTTCTTTGCACAGACACTCACGACTTTGAACGACAACTACTGCATTGATACGAGCCGCGTGTTCATTACAGGCTTTAGCTTTGGCGCCATGTTCAGCTACTCACTCATGCAAGACATGCAGAGCCGCGTCCGCGCTGCAGCCACCTACGCAGTCGCTGACTACAACATTTGGCTCCCCGAAGGCAACAACATGAAGAACTTGCCGATCGCCTGGATGAACGTTCACGGCAAAAACGACGGCAGATGCGATTACAACCGCGCCAAGAACAGCGCCCTCCCGAGAATCCTCAAGCGTAACGGCAAGGCCGACGCCAATGGCGACTTCACCGACGCAAGCTCCGAAAAGCCCAAGGAAGTGAGCGGCAATACCGGACACGTCTGCTACGACTTTACGACCGTCGACGAACGCTTCCCCATCAAGTGGTGCAGCTGGCCGGGTGACCATCAGTGGACCGCTCACGACACCGGTAACATGGGCGTTGGCTGGAACTGGGAAAGCACTTGGGTTCCTGAAGAAGTCCACAAGTTCTTTGAACAGTTCTAAAGATTTCCTATACACTCTCTAATGTTCAAGGGCTCGCCGGAAACGGCGAGCCCTTTTGGTTTAATTTGTTGTTTGCGACTAAATCAATTTTTCGACTTTACTACAAAGAGTCTCAGCTTCTTCAGCAGTCGGAGCTTCGGCAATCACGCGGATCACGGGTTCCGTGTTGCTGGCGCGCACATGCACCCAGGACTTTTCACTCCCGAGCCAGAGACCGTCGCGTTCATCCGTCTTCCAGCCGGCAAATTCTGCCTTGACCTTCGGGAGAATGTCAGCAACCTTCTTGTCGCCGAGTTCGAACTTTTTCTTCGGCATCACGTAAGCCGGATTTTCAGCCACGAACTTTTCCGGACCGCCGTTGTGGTGGGCCATCCAGCTAAGCACAAGTGCTGCAGCCACGAGGCTATCGCGACCGTAGTGGAGTGCCGGGAGAATCACACCGCCATTACCTTCGCCACCGATGACGCAACCGTTTTCGATCATCTGGAGGCTAACGTTGATTTCACCGACTTTGGCGCGGCTGAATTCACAACCGTACTTGGCGGCAACATCTTCGTTCATGCGGCTCGTGGAGAGGTTCACGCAAACGCTACCCTTCTTCTGGGCAAGCACTTCGTCCGTTGCAATCGCGAGCGTGTATTCTTCACCGATACTTTGTCCCAAACCATCGACGAGAGCGCAGCGGTCTGCATCCGGATCCACGGCAAAGCCAACAGCACAGCCGTTATCCTTGACAGCCTTGCGCAAATCACCGAGGTTTTCAGGAATCGGTTCTGCTCCGCGCGGGAACGTGCCATCCGGGCTGCAATGAACGCGAACAACTTCGCAACCGAGCTGTTCCAAGAGACGCGGCACAATAAAGCTACCGGCACCATTCACAGCATCGACAGCGACCTTGAAATGCTTGGCCTTGATGGCTTCGACATCCACGAACGGAATCTTAAGCGTGCCATCGATATGAATGCCATCGGCATCCGGGGCAACTTCGTACTTGCCCATCGTGCGGTAATCTGGATAGCTGAACTGGTTAGCATCAGCGAGAGCAAAGAGCTGCTTCACATCATCCGGACCGAGGAAAAGACCCTTGTTGTTGAGGAACTTGAGAGCGTTCCATTCGAGCGGGTTATGGCTAGCGGTAATGATGATGCCCGCATCAGCCTTGAAATGCGTCGTCAAAAGTTCCACGGACGGAGTCGTCGAAAGGCCCACATCCACCACATCCACGCCAGAAAGGCGGCAAATACCAGCAACAAACTGCACGATGGCATCACCTGTGGGGCGGCTATCGCGACCAATCACCACGCGTTTTGCCTTCGTGATTTCGAGGAATGCACGCACGTGGCTCTGCAAGATCTGCGGAGTAAGGGTATCACCAACTATTCCGCGGATACCAGAAATAGAACGCATCAGTTTAGACATATTTTCTCCAATAAATTAAACTTAGCCAAGCTCCGGGACCGTCGCATAAAAGACGAGATCTTCCGGACCTTCATTTATCAAGCTGTGGGAATGGCCCTTCGGGCAGAAATGGCACTGGCCTGCTTCGACGTATTCCACGCCGTCATCAAAAAGAACCTTGCCCTTGCCCGAGACAAAGAACATAATTTCGCTGTTGGTTTCGTGCTTGTGAAAACCGATAGATGCACCAGCTTCGAGCGTGCCGTGCATAATGCGCGTCGTGCCGTCGAAATACATCTTGGCCTTGTATTCTTTTTCGCCACCCTTAAAATTCGGGAGAACAGTCGTCTCCATGCCTTTTAAATCAATAATCATTATGACCTCTTTGAACGAGGAAATAATAGAATTTTAGGGAAAGAGAGCCAACCATGCGGGTCTAAACGTTGCGGCGATATCCGCTCAAAGCAAGGAAAATAATGGCCGGAACGTAGAAGAGCCAAATAAAGTTATTCGACACAACCGCCAAGATTTCACGGGTCGAATGGTCCGCCCCCGTAAGGAGCGAAATTCCCGTGAGTGCATCGCAGCACGTAAAGAAAATCATCCCGAACATGATGAGGAACGCATTTTTCTCCGGGAAAAAGCCTAGCGTTGTCGCTCTGCACGCCATATAGAGCGAGCACAAAAGCGTAGGCGCGTACGCGAGAACCGCCATGAGCATTACAGATTCAAGGACCTTGAAATATGCAAGGAAAAGCATCGCAACTACAGCCGCAAGCGGGATACAGTAAATCCATGGGAACGACCAGTCCGTATTCTTTGTACGCGAATGTCGATAAATTAAAATCATCTGCGCCATGAAGAAAAAGCCGATGCCAAGCGTGATAAAATTTTCTCGAGTTTCAGGCGTGCCAAAATAATTGTACAGGATTTTAAAACAAAAGTCGGCACAAAGAATCATCAAGAAACTCATCTGCAAAAAGAAGCGGTCGCGCCTAGTGACTGAACGTCTGCCAATCATAAACGCAAGTAGCGTTGCAATAAAGGTTACAATAAACTTTGTGATGTTCTGAAAATCGCTGGTAGAATCTAGACACGACTGAACAGCACCGCACTGATGCAGCACATACCAGTCACGCACAAAGAATGACACAAAAAGGATTGCAACAAAGGCAATCAAAGATGAAACCAGCTTCGAATACACCATGTGTATAAATATAAAGCGGTCGTAAGCAAAAAGTAAAGAAAAGTTTAAAAATTTTCTTGTATGTGACGATGAACAAATTTCATTTTGTCATGCCCGCGAATGCGGGCATCACCATCTCGATATAAAAAAGGAGATGCCCTGTCGGAGCAGGGCATGACATTTTGATTTCAGAAATATTCTAAGTTCTAAGATCTAAATTCTAAGTTCTAACTATCTTTTTTCGGCTTGATTTTTGCGGTCATGTAACTGAGCACGAGGTTCTGCCATACAACGTAGCAAGTCGGGGCGAGCGCCACCACCGGGCCCGCGTAAAGGCTAGAAACCCAGATGACAAGCGTCGTATTCTTTTGCCCCATGCTCTGCGAGCCTTCAATCGGACGGCGACCGCGTTCGCAAACCCATCCAAGCCAAAACTGCAAAAGACAAAGCACAAGCGAAACCGCAGCCATCAGCGGGAGCTTTCCGCTATTCCACAAGTCGGCAAAGCCCATCTCGCGAATATCGAAGCTTGCCTTGGACAAAATAATGAACACCGAAAACGTCCATACGAACATCGTGTACTTCTGGTATTTCGCGGCACGGTCAGCAAGTTCCGGATAAAAGTTACGGAGCCCAAACGCAAACGCCAGCGGAATGCTGATAATCGGCTGGATCGTATTGAAAATTTTCATCGCGATTTCAGAGAGGTCCGCCTCGGCGCCCGTCAAATAGCCAAAGATCACCGGAATGCTAAAGCACGCAATCAGGTTACCGCTGAGGAAAATCTTGAGTGCCAAGGAAGCACTGCCACCAAGCATTTTTGCCATTGCAGGTGCCGCATTCGCAGGCGGGCAAAGCGCAATAATCGCACCGCCCAAAAGTACTTCACGCGGCAAGTGGAAAAGTTCCACAACGCCCCAGAGGGCAGCGATAATCACGAGACTTGCGATAAACGCGCGGGCTTCAATCTTGAACGTGTAACCATGCGTCTGCGGCGGAATTTTCGTCACGAACGTAAGGAACATCATAATGCCGATAGTGAACGGCAAGAGCGGCGACAGAAAGTGCGCCTGAGGAATGAGGATGCCGGCGAGAATGGCGACCGGCATGAGAATAGCGCGTAAATTACCCATAGTCTTATTTCCGAGACCAAAGGTAGTAAATTGAGTATGGACTTGGCTAGGAAAAAGGAGATGCCCCATCGGAGTGGGGCATGACAGGGAACAAACGCCGGGGTGACGAATGCAAAGGAAATGTGGCAATGCCGGAACTGCGTCCGGCATGACATCCAACGCTTACAATTCAATAATGCGATCGTTTTGCAGCAATTGTTCGAAAGTTTGGCGTTCACGAACGAGCTTGATTTCACCCTTCGTGTACATCGTTTCGGCAGCGTAGCGACGGCTGTTGTAGTTGCTGCTCATGGCGGCACCGTAAGCACCGGCATCATGGAGAATCAGCAAATCACCAACCTGAGCCTTCGGGAGCTTGCGAGTCACGACAAAGCCACCTTCTTCCTGCGTGAACACGTCACCGGATTCGCAAAGCGGGCCTGCGACAACAGCGTCAACAGTTTCGTTCAGTTCACGACCGTCACGGGCAACCACAGAAATAGCATGGTAGCTACCGTAGAAGCTCGGGCGAACGAGATCGG
Coding sequences:
- the glmM gene encoding phosphoglucosamine mutase, which codes for MSKLMRSISGIRGIVGDTLTPQILQSHVRAFLEITKAKRVVIGRDSRPTGDAIVQFVAGICRLSGVDVVDVGLSTTPSVELLTTHFKADAGIIITASHNPLEWNALKFLNNKGLFLGPDDVKQLFALADANQFSYPDYRTMGKYEVAPDADGIHIDGTLKIPFVDVEAIKAKHFKVAVDAVNGAGSFIVPRLLEQLGCEVVRVHCSPDGTFPRGAEPIPENLGDLRKAVKDNGCAVGFAVDPDADRCALVDGLGQSIGEEYTLAIATDEVLAQKKGSVCVNLSTSRMNEDVAAKYGCEFSRAKVGEINVSLQMIENGCVIGGEGNGGVILPALHYGRDSLVAAALVLSWMAHHNGGPEKFVAENPAYVMPKKKFELGDKKVADILPKVKAEFAGWKTDERDGLWLGSEKSWVHVRASNTEPVIRVIAEAPTAEEAETLCSKVEKLI
- a CDS encoding cupin domain-containing protein, coding for MIIDLKGMETTVLPNFKGGEKEYKAKMYFDGTTRIMHGTLEAGASIGFHKHETNSEIMFFVSGKGKVLFDDGVEYVEAGQCHFCPKGHSHSLINEGPEDLVFYATVPELG
- a CDS encoding T9SS type A sorting domain-containing protein encodes the protein MIKAPNLFTAACFALCGMASAYTITGTVSDNDGKALKGVSVDLLKEGKNATTDDKGKFTIQEDEVGIHPGFRNAVGFVSVNNGILSYSQSSTSPVQVKIYNSLGHQIFKKTLQGAGTYDLSKGLSARGTYFAQVSVGNAKQNFKFTTDDSFTSSFGSQASALMKDAAKDEALRFTFEGYDTLTVPLGTLDTTVDVKLSKTIPPEPTFKFGYALKNAPTPSKGCGTNSTLKKVKSVENGDQFQIKVGSDTRDYFITLPKNYDNKKPHKVLFALHCYGSRGEDFVHHKADYDHPTPYYGQQVLDKNGDYIFVSLDAIGGLWTKGQGDHDFFAQTLTTLNDNYCIDTSRVFITGFSFGAMFSYSLMQDMQSRVRAAATYAVADYNIWLPEGNNMKNLPIAWMNVHGKNDGRCDYNRAKNSALPRILKRNGKADANGDFTDASSEKPKEVSGNTGHVCYDFTTVDERFPIKWCSWPGDHQWTAHDTGNMGVGWNWESTWVPEEVHKFFEQF
- a CDS encoding bile acid:sodium symporter, which gives rise to MGNLRAILMPVAILAGILIPQAHFLSPLLPFTIGIMMFLTFVTKIPPQTHGYTFKIEARAFIASLVIIAALWGVVELFHLPREVLLGGAIIALCPPANAAPAMAKMLGGSASLALKIFLSGNLIACFSIPVIFGYLTGAEADLSEIAMKIFNTIQPIISIPLAFAFGLRNFYPELADRAAKYQKYTMFVWTFSVFIILSKASFDIREMGFADLWNSGKLPLMAAVSLVLCLLQFWLGWVCERGRRPIEGSQSMGQKNTTLVIWVSSLYAGPVVALAPTCYVVWQNLVLSYMTAKIKPKKDS